One part of the Geoanaerobacter pelophilus genome encodes these proteins:
- a CDS encoding tetratricopeptide repeat protein has translation MVAFKIRYKLDVTKIQLLVIVLCAIIVNANTLYNDFVYDDIAQIVNNPWITDTKYIPDIFWNDATHAETKGISNYYRPMMNVIYLINYHVFAGLKAWGFHLVNIILHVAVTILVFWVAALLVRNDKLTTENTFLSVPLVSALVFAVHPIHTEVIAWIACVPELSFTLFCLLSLYSHMKSTVIFDKGHVYSLIFFGISMLCKETTIALLPILAIYDSIYGKEKFNIRSSIMRYLSFIVIIGIYLILRFNALSGMAPSNRYQELSTFEVIINTVPLFSQYLEKLILPVNLNAFYVLHPVHSITDIVWLYSLVIVVAFIVLGYVLFKKCKSAFFGLIIITMPLLPVLYIRKLGENTFAERYAYFPSIGFALMLGLLSTMKIINNDYRRKTLSALLLLVVVVYSIGTINRNTVWRDEISLFSDTLQKSPESSFIHFAMGAAFADKGNLDGAINEYLKALRIDPRDSEVHYNLGLALAKKEIIDAAIMEFRMAITLNPNYAQAHNNLGVALARKGELDSAIKEYQVALTLNPDHAQAHNNLGNALAKKGNLDAAIREYQVALTINPKDLDTQRNLELILARKLSH, from the coding sequence ATGGTAGCATTTAAAATAAGGTATAAGTTGGATGTAACTAAAATTCAATTATTAGTAATTGTGCTTTGTGCAATAATAGTCAACGCTAATACTTTATATAATGATTTTGTTTATGATGATATTGCTCAAATAGTAAATAATCCATGGATCACTGACACAAAATATATCCCGGATATATTTTGGAATGATGCTACTCATGCCGAAACTAAGGGGATATCAAACTATTATCGCCCCATGATGAATGTTATATACCTTATTAATTATCATGTATTCGCTGGACTTAAGGCGTGGGGATTTCATCTTGTAAATATTATTCTTCACGTTGCTGTGACAATACTTGTCTTTTGGGTTGCTGCCTTACTTGTTCGTAATGATAAATTAACCACTGAAAATACATTTTTATCTGTTCCTCTTGTTTCTGCGCTGGTCTTTGCTGTCCACCCTATTCACACAGAAGTGATTGCTTGGATAGCTTGTGTGCCAGAGCTTTCATTCACTTTATTTTGCCTGCTCTCCCTTTATTCTCATATGAAATCCACAGTTATTTTTGATAAAGGCCATGTTTATTCTCTGATTTTTTTTGGTATCTCAATGCTGTGCAAGGAGACGACTATCGCTCTGCTGCCTATATTAGCCATATATGACAGCATTTACGGTAAGGAAAAATTCAATATACGCAGTAGTATCATGAGATATCTGTCATTTATTGTAATTATCGGAATATATTTGATCTTAAGGTTTAATGCTTTAAGTGGCATGGCTCCATCCAACAGGTATCAGGAACTCAGCACATTTGAAGTAATAATCAATACTGTGCCGCTTTTTAGTCAGTACCTCGAGAAACTTATCTTGCCGGTTAATCTGAATGCTTTCTATGTTCTACATCCGGTACATTCTATTACAGATATTGTATGGTTATATTCACTTGTCATAGTTGTCGCATTTATTGTTTTGGGATATGTGTTGTTTAAAAAATGTAAGTCTGCTTTTTTCGGATTAATAATAATAACAATGCCATTGTTACCAGTTCTGTATATCAGGAAGCTTGGGGAAAATACTTTTGCTGAAAGATATGCTTACTTCCCATCCATTGGCTTTGCTCTGATGTTAGGATTATTATCCACTATGAAAATAATAAATAATGATTATCGAAGAAAAACTCTTTCTGCCCTCTTACTGCTTGTCGTAGTGGTATATTCTATTGGGACAATAAACAGAAATACGGTTTGGCGCGACGAGATAAGTCTATTTTCTGACACACTACAAAAATCTCCGGAAAGTTCTTTTATTCACTTTGCTATGGGTGCTGCTTTTGCCGACAAAGGTAATTTGGATGGAGCGATCAATGAGTATCTGAAAGCCCTGCGAATAGACCCTAGGGATTCAGAGGTTCATTACAATCTTGGATTGGCTCTTGCTAAGAAAGAAATTATTGATGCCGCTATAATGGAATTCAGAATGGCTATTACGTTGAATCCCAATTACGCACAGGCCCATAACAACCTGGGAGTTGCTCTTGCTCGTAAAGGTGAGTTGGATTCAGCGATTAAGGAATACCAGGTGGCACTTACTCTAAACCCTGATCACGCTCAGGCCCACAATAACCTGGGGAATGCACTTGCAAAGAAAGGAAATTTGGATGCAGCAATCAGGGAATACCAAGTTGCCCTTACGATAAATCCCAAAGATTTGGATACGCAGAGGAATCTTGAGCTTATTCTTGCTCGGAAGCTGAGTCACTGA
- a CDS encoding dolichyl-phosphate beta-glucosyltransferase has translation MENHFPAISITIPAYNEESRLPGYLNSILAYISQNNISYEIIVVDDGSTDSTSAIVKSYSENNPNIKLIRLSHNCGKGYAVKTGMLLAKGKLRLFADADGATPINELDRLKKYIDSGAAVVIASRALKDNSCTIRAHLHRKIIGSIFNFIARLLTVKGIHDTQCGFKLFTEEAAKTIFPLQQINGFGFDVELLFISQIKGYKIEEVSVNWTDIPITKVKLFRDSWLMFTDVLKVRLNYLRGFYGSI, from the coding sequence ATGGAAAATCACTTTCCTGCTATATCAATAACAATTCCAGCGTATAACGAAGAAAGTCGCCTTCCCGGATATCTCAATAGTATCTTGGCGTACATATCCCAGAATAACATTAGTTATGAGATCATTGTCGTAGATGATGGGAGTACCGATTCCACGTCAGCTATTGTAAAGAGTTATTCTGAGAACAACCCCAATATTAAACTCATCAGATTATCGCATAACTGTGGGAAAGGATATGCTGTTAAGACTGGCATGTTGCTGGCTAAAGGTAAACTTCGATTATTTGCCGATGCTGATGGTGCAACACCAATAAATGAGCTAGATCGACTAAAAAAATATATTGATTCCGGTGCTGCTGTGGTGATTGCTTCTCGTGCTTTAAAGGACAATTCCTGTACTATAAGAGCGCATTTGCATAGGAAAATTATTGGCTCAATATTTAATTTTATTGCACGGTTACTGACGGTTAAAGGCATACATGATACGCAATGCGGGTTTAAGCTTTTTACAGAAGAGGCAGCAAAAACAATTTTTCCGCTTCAGCAGATTAATGGTTTTGGATTCGATGTTGAATTGCTTTTTATTAGTCAAATAAAAGGATACAAAATTGAAGAGGTTTCAGTAAACTGGACGGATATACCAATTACTAAAGTTAAACTGTTTAGAGACTCTTGGCTAATGTTTACCGATGTGTTGAAAGTGCGTTTAAATTATTTAAGAGGGTTCTATGGTAGCATTTAA